A genomic segment from Thermoanaerobacterales bacterium encodes:
- a CDS encoding CBS domain-containing protein, translated as MPYEKTAKDLMLPLESYPAVTLDDTVGTAVARLKEATARGFRTLLVAGGDGQPLGVISQRTILRAMQPDFVITESWVLPVWWRGFFTAKCREEARKKVREVMRPLNFISVNASDPISKAVHLMVSNNVGTLPVVENGRVTGILRSHGIFDEICTLIEGNNPAPAGIPAPETAADRHLSAQGPRGAGPV; from the coding sequence ATGCCGTATGAGAAAACGGCTAAAGATCTAATGCTTCCCCTGGAGTCTTACCCGGCGGTAACCCTCGATGACACCGTCGGTACCGCGGTGGCGCGCCTGAAGGAGGCCACCGCCCGGGGTTTTCGCACTCTCCTGGTCGCCGGCGGAGACGGCCAACCCCTGGGCGTGATCAGCCAGAGGACCATCCTGCGGGCCATGCAGCCGGACTTCGTCATTACTGAAAGCTGGGTCCTTCCTGTCTGGTGGCGCGGTTTCTTCACCGCTAAGTGCCGCGAAGAGGCGCGGAAAAAAGTGCGCGAGGTGATGCGCCCGCTCAATTTCATCAGCGTCAACGCCAGCGACCCGATTTCCAAGGCCGTGCACCTTATGGTCAGCAATAACGTGGGAACTTTGCCTGTAGTCGAAAACGGACGGGTGACCGGCATCCTGCGCAGCCATGGCATCTTCGACGAAATCTGCACTTTGATCGAGGGTAACAACCCGGCGCCGGCCGGCATACCCGCCCCCGAAACCGCCGCGGACCGGCACTTGAGCGCCCAAGGCCCGCGGGGTGCCGGTCCTGTTTGA